Proteins encoded in a region of the Vicia villosa cultivar HV-30 ecotype Madison, WI linkage group LG5, Vvil1.0, whole genome shotgun sequence genome:
- the LOC131607098 gene encoding cytochrome P450 84A1-like — protein MPMEFVLQHVEPSTLIFLLITLTTLVIFSLTFRKKKLPYPPGPKGLPIIGNMLMMDQLTHHGMAKLAEKYGGFCHLQMGVIHIVAVSTPEMAREVLQVQDGVFANRPANIAITYLTYDQADMAFANYGPFWRQMRKICVMKLFSRKRAESWASVREEVETTVQTVASKIGLPVNLGELIFSLTRSITFKAAFGSNLNKGQDEFMGILQEFSKLFGAFDIAEFLPWLGWFNGQDFNKRLASARKALDVFIDEIIDDHVTKRKNSMENKDSENEGDEDMVDELMAFLDESGVNAAETSQSTLKLTRDNIKALIMDVMFGGTETVASVIEWTMAELMKSPKDLQRIQQDLADVIGLDRRFNETDLENLPFLKCIIKETLRLHPPIPLLLHETVEDTTVSGYFIPKSTRVMINAWAIGRDKNAWEEPEKFNPSRFLNEGMPDFKGSNFEFIPFGSGRRSCPGMQLGLYGVDIAVANLLHCFNWELPNGMKPSELDMNDVFGLTAPRAVQLVAVPSYRLNCPL, from the exons ATGCCAATGGAGTTCGTTCTTCAACATGTTGAACCTTCAACTCTTATTTTTCTTCTCATCACTCTCACAACTCTTGTTATCTTTTCACTCACTTTTCGTAAGAAAAAACTCCCATACCCACCAGGCCCAAAAGGTTTACCCATCATAGGGAACATGTTGATGATGGACCAGCTAACTCACCATGGTATGGCCAAGCTGGCTGAAAAATACGGCGGATTCTGCCACCTACAAATGGGTGTCATCCACATTGTGGCCGTTTCGACTCCTGAAATGGCCCGAGAAGTCCTTCAAGTCCAAGATGGTGTTTTCGCGAATCGGCCGGCCAATATTGCAATTACGTACCTAACATATGACCAGGCCGATATGGCGTTCGCGAATTACGGTCCGTTTTGGAGGCAAATGCGAAAGATATGTGTCATGAAACTTTTCAGCCGTAAACGGGCTGAATCTTGGGCTTCCGTAAGAGAGGAAGTCGAGACAACGGTTCAAACCGTTGCCTCGAAAATAGGTTTGCCTGTTAATTTAGGTGAACTGATATTCTCTCTTACGAGAAGTATCACCTTTAAGGCTGCGTTCGGGTCGAATCTCAATAAAGGACAAGATGAATTTATGGGAATTTTgcaagaattttctaagcttttCGGAGCATTCGACATCGCTGAATTTCTTCCTTGGTTGGGTTGGTTCAATGGACAGGATTTCAATAAAAGATTGGCTAGTGCAAGAAAAGCTCTTGATGTGTTTATTGATGAGATAATTGATGATCATGTGACAAAGAGGAAGAATAGCATGGAGAATAAAGATAGTGagaatgaaggtgatgaagataTGGTTGATGAATTAATGGCGTTTCTTGATGAGAGCGGTGTTAATGCTGCGGAAACTTCACAATCCACGCTCAAGCTTACTAGAGATAATATCAAAGCGCTTATCATG GACGTGATGTTTGGTGGAACTGAGACAGTAGCATCAGTGATAGAATGGACAATGGCCGAACTCATGAAAAGCCCAAAAGATCTTCAAAGGATTCAACAAGACCTTGCCGATGTTATAGGATTGGATCGAAGATTCAACGAAACCGATCTAGAAAACTTACCATTTCTCAAATGCATTATCAAAGAAACACTTCGACTGCACCCTCCAATTCCTCTACTTCTCCACGAGACAGTAGAAGACACTACCGTCTCAG GTTACTTTATCCCAAAGTCAACACGCGTTATGATAAACGCGTGGGCGATTGGACGTGACAAAAACGCGTGGGAAGAGCCGGAGAAATTCAACCCTTCAAGATTTTTGAATGAGGGTATGCCAGATTTCAAAGGAAGTAACTTTGAGTTCATTCCATTTGGGTCAGGAAGAAGGTCATGTCCAGGGATGCAACTTGGACTGTATGGTGTGGACATAGCCGTGGCTAATTTGCTTCATTGTTTCAATTGGGAGTTGCCTAATGGAATGAAACCAAGTGAGCTTGATATGAATGATGTGTTTGGTCTCACTGCTCCTAGAGCTGTTCAGCTTGTTGCTGTACCTAGTTACCGTCTCAATTGTCCTCTTTGA
- the LOC131607099 gene encoding uncharacterized protein LOC131607099 — MATQNTAPKVNLQSVPMMVKRSANDVKAELHDSELCLGVGLNASTQSQISQIGGKLDVEYQMDGGIDCKQKQRIMKYQRENGLTLWTGSTQRALADINASYLLSSAAAKAPHWLNAAISNSKHDLLDH, encoded by the exons ATGGCAACTCAGAATACAGCTCCAAAAGTTAATCTTCAGAGTGTGCCTATGATGGTTAAGAGAAGTGCAAATGATGTTAAAGCAGAATTGCATGACTCTGAGTTGTGTCTTGGAGTGGG ATTAAATGCATCTACACAATCGCAAATTTCACAGATTGGGGGAAAACTAGACGTGGAGTATCAGATG GATGGAGGCATTGATTGTAAGCAAAAACAGCGTATAATGAAGTACCAAAGAGAAAACG GTCTAACATTATGGACAGGCTCGACGCAGAGGGCATTAGCTGATATTAATGCTTCTTATTTGCT GTCTTCTGCTGCTGCTAAAGCTCCACATTGGCTGAATGCTGCTATTAGCAACTCCAAGCATGATCTGCTTGATCATTAA
- the LOC131605217 gene encoding tubby-like F-box protein 5, translating to MNRSNFLGTKFTILDGPPHDSSLPLSCKLHQKVYRKQVHPRAASANFKVATISYELNLLRTRGPMRMRCTMHLIPISSVQEGGTAPTPMEFSNCLNERESPKGKKPEVVEFGSTCTDFAREPLTLKNKAPRWHELLQCWCLNFKGRVSVASVKNFQLVAAAEPCHNVSEP from the coding sequence ATGAACAGGTCTAATTTTCTCGGCACTAAGTTCACGATCTTGGACGGTCCTCCACATGATTCTTCGCTTCCATTGAGTTGTAAGTTGCATCAAAAGGTCTATCGGAAACAAGTACATCCGAGAGCTGCTTCTGCTAACTTTAAAGTAGCAACAATATCTTATGAACTTAATCTTCTTCGTACGAGAGGTCCAATGCGAATGCGGTGTACAATGCACTTAATTCCGATATCTTCAGTCCAAGAAGGAGGGACTGCTCCTACTCCCATGGAGTTTAGCAATTGTCTTAATGAGCGAGAATCTCCAAAAGGAAAGAAGCCAGAAGTTGTTGAGTTTGGCTCAACTTGCACTGATTTTGCAAGAGAACCACTGACTTTGAAAAACAAAGCACCTAGATGGCATGAACTACTTCAATGTTGGTGCTTGAATTTCAAGGGACGGGTTTCGGTGGCTTCGGTTAAGAATTTCCAGCTTGTAGCAGCTGCAGAACCTTGCCATAACGTTTCTGAACCTTGA